Genomic DNA from uncultured Methanospirillum sp.:
ACTCATAAATCAGGCGATAATGGGTGAGTGCTGGGACTGTGGTAATCGGGTGGGTATATTGAATAGAGACAAGATCGGTACCTGGAGTAAGTGGCTCTGAAGCTGCTTTTTTAGCTTGTTCCGGAGTGAGGGTTGTTATTTTAGAGATAGCAGGAACTTTCTGGCTGCCGGTCTGCATCTCTCCATACTGAACAAGACTGCCCCCCGTGCTGTTTGTCTCTGTACCATCAAAGATGTAAAGACGCGATACCATGGACGTGAAGAACTCTGGCTTTAAGGTAAGAACTGGATCGTACTGGTTCGGGTTGTTTTTTGATTGCTGATAGTAGTACTTCTGATATTTGTCTCTCTCATTCTGTCCATGCGCCCAGAGTGGCAGCGATGGGTACTTGCTGTTGATCATCTCATAGTCGATGATCACATACTTCGCCCCCATCTTTTCCGCAAGAGAATCTGCTGATTTTTCATCTGTTGAAACCAGGAATTGTGCGACAGGGGGGACATTATTCTGGAACGGGGTTGTGATGGGAATGCGCTTGGCAAGGTAGGTGATCCAATGTCCATAATCCCACCATGATAACACTCCATACGAGTTGTTCGGATAGGAAAACCCGTCTTTGTTATATATTTTCAGGTAATCAATTTCTGTATCCGGTGAGTTCTTCTCAAGCCAGGTCAGGGCACCAGCCCAGTCATCGTTCATCCCAATCATCTGGATTTGTTTTGTTCCGACTTCCCAGGTGATCTGGGCTGAAAGGGCTGTAATAATCAGGATGATAAGGCCAACAACAATCAAGGGCAGGTTCTTCTGAACCAGACTATTACCTGGTGTCTTCTTCCCTTTTCCTATGCTCTTTGGTTCGACGGTTTGCCTGGATATGAGAAGATCCCAGGTAAATGCCAGGGCAATCGATGTGAAGAGGACCACGATTACTGCTGCGTAGTACTCATATCTGAGATGAAGAATTGTTGATATCAGGATGACGAAGGCCCAGATGAGTATACAGAGTTTGATGGCATCATATTTCTTGTATGTCTGATATGCAGTCAGAATGAGGCCAATGACCATGAAAAGCAGGGCGATATTGAAGGAGTGGTAGGCCCGGGTAAGGTCCCACATCTGCATCTCATTAATAAAGGTGTCTTTGTAGGAGAAGAAGAAAAAGTAAGAGAATCCCGTGGATATCGTCTGAACAATAGATGGTACTATGACCGAGGCGATTGCGAATACTATTGTTGGAGTTCCAATAACGACTCCCCAGAGATACGGCGCCGGTTTATTCTGAGTTACATGAATTGATACGGTCAGGAAGATTGGTTCGATGATGAGTGCGAGAGCTAGGAGAAGGTGTGTTGGCGTATACTGGGCTAAACTCATCCCTTCGTTGTGGATCCCGGTGAGGGCAAAGAGGATGATGAAGACCCCAAATAGTATTACATGAGCGATTGTCAGTGATTTGAGTGACTGTTTGTCTCTTGTCAAAAGTGCATGGACTGCACAGAATCCCCCTATGATTCCGGCAAAAAGGACCATAGTCGGGATGTTCATGATCCCAAGGTAATACATGAGACCCGCAAGCACTGAGTAAAGGATAAGATTGTGAGATTGCCTGCCTGACTTCTCGTGTTCAGCCTCTCGTATGATCAATACATAACACAAGATAAAAGCGGTTGAGAAGAGTACTTCCATGAAATGGTGATCGAGGTACCCGTAAAATGATCGGTACAAATATTCTCCAGCGATCACTGATATGAGACATGCCGCGATTAGCCCTGTTTTGCGATCTGCCACGGTCTTTCCGATCATGTAAAGAATCGGTATCATAACCAGAGAGAGTGCTGGTGGTATCCATGATACCACTGTCATGATCTCATTGCGGGTTCCCGCTCCGAGGAGCATAGCGATAGCAGCTGAAAACATCGGGTAAAGGGGGCCCCAGTCATTGTCTTTTCCAACCGGGAACCCGTTCATGGGATCAAACCAGGGGTACGAAGGAAAATTTGAAGTGATAACTTCGATCAGTCGCATGTTATACCAGGGATCCATGAAGATGAGTTTTGGTACCGGACCGCTGGTGAGTTGCTCCATAGGAAGGAGACGGAGCCACAGGCCGAAAAGAGCAAATATAATAATAATTGCTAAAATGATGACAGTATTATTCTGTTTTATCCTGGTGAGGTCCATGTTATTCCAGTGAATTATGATACTGATTGGGGGAAATAAGTTTCAGGATAGAATGCATGTAACCTCGAATGGACAGTTCAGAATAACTAATAGCATCGGAAGAGAGAAGTATAGTAATATCAGAGATCAGGATTCTGGTCTTTGAGTATCCTGCCATTGTGGGGGATATTATTTTTAGGAGTAATCCAGCCAATGAGTCCGGTTCTATCGATCATTATCCCTGCGTTAAACGAAGAAAAAACAATTGGGGCCTGTATCAAAAAAATAAACGAGGGCTGTGAATCTGCTGGTATCTCTTATGAGATCATTGTTGCGGACTCTTCAACAGACCAGACTCCCGTCATCGCTTCAGAGATGGGAGCCCGGGTTATTCACCCCCAAAAACGAGGATATGGGAATGCCTACCTGGCCGGATTTGCACATGCAACAGGTGACATCATAGTCATTGGTGATGCTGATAATACCTATGATTTTCGTATTATTTCTGACTTAGTGCGACCAATCAGGCAGGGAGATGCGGACATGGTCATTGGGTCCCGGATGACCGGTACAATTTTACCAGGTGCGATGCCTGCTCTTCATCAGTACCTGGGCAATCCCTTACTTACGCGGCTTTTAAATTTCGCCTTCGGAACCAGGTTTTCAGACTGTCACAGCGGGTTTCGTGCTATTAGGAAAGATGTTCTTGAGCAGCTATCTCTACATACTGGCGGAATGGAATTTGCATCTGAAATGATGATAGAAGCAGCAAAAAAGAATCTGAAAGTTGCTGAAATTCCTATCACATATTATCCCAGGGAAAGCCCGTCCAATCTTCACAGTTTTGCCGATGGCTGGCGACATGTCAGGTTTATCATGCTTGAAAAACCTCTCCCGTTTCTCGCCGTTCCGGGAGGACTTTTTGCCCTCTTTGGGCTTGTGATGATGGGTTTTGTCCTCCTGAGTTCACATGGTTCGGGATTTCACTCCTTTATTCTCGGTGTGGTTTTTCTTACCGGTGGATTTCAACTGGTGATGATGGGTGTTGCCCTTAAAGCATATGCAGTGACAAACGGCTTTGATGTCTGTGGAAAGTGGTTCAGACCAATGCTCCGGTACCGGACCCTTGAGTATCTCCTTTTTGGTGGTGGTGTTCTTATCGTATTAGGGCTGGCTAATGGAATTAGTATTATGTATGACTGGATTCACCGCTCGTTTGGTGAATTGTCCCAGGTTATGGGTGCCCTGTTAATTCTTTGTAGTATTATTCTAGGTCTTCAGATGGTCTTCACTGCAATTTTGGTGAGCATGATGCTGCTCCGGTGTGATAGAGATGGGTGTGATTTGATCCCGTAAAAATAGGATTAACTTATACGAACACTTGCCTGCGTCAGGTCCAAATTATTAATTCGTCTATCTCTGTATGCGTACGACTCACCATTTTTTCATCCTTTCTGGATTCCAATGAATTGGATGAATATTAAATGCGTTTCTGATTGCTCTACAAATTATCGATTTTTATAGTCTGGGTTATCTCTCTATTAATTATCTCTATTTATGGTTATTTTTGCTAAATAACCCCCATCTGATCCTAATATTTTGTCGATTAATATCAGGGGGTGAAATGGCATTTATTTAAGGAAAAAGGTAAAAAAATCGTTTTTATATGGTGGTAAAATAACAATATCCTGATGAGACGTATTCATACCTGCCCTGGATGGAGATCGACCAATCTCGTCATTCCATTTTAGCAAGCATTTCTGGGATCCATCTCCCCTTTGGATGCGTAGTAGGGTTTCGGATCAAGTATTACCCTGCTCTACCTATATGTAAGAAACCATGCGATGTGCTGTATTCCATGATTATTTTAGCTCAATTGGTGGAGGTGAGCAGGTTGCAACTATGATGGCATACTGTCTCTCAGCTGATTTGATCACAACAGAGTGTAAAGAAACAGCGTTACCTAAAAGTCTTGGGATCTCTATTCATTCGATTGGAAAGATTATTCCCTTTCCGGTTTTGAAACAGATGTCTGCTGCATGGCGCTTTTCCAATGCAGATTTGACCTGGTCATATGACTTTTTTATATTTAGTGGGAATTGGGCCCCGCGTGCATCTAAATTGCATCATCCTAACATATGGTACTGTCACACTCCTGTACGTGCTCTCTATGATCTTGCTGAACTCTTTGAGCAACGGTTGCCTTTTTTTTTCAGACCTTTTTATCGTGTATGGGTAAAACATCAACGTATTATTGACCAGAATGCGATTGCAGAAGTTAATGAGATAATAACTAATTCTCACAACACTGCATCCAGGATCCGCCGTTATTATGGCCGTGAGGCACGGGTTGTTTATCCTCCTGTTGATTTGGACCGGTTTTCATTTAAGGAATCTGGGAAATTCTGGCTATCAGTAAACCGGTTGTACCCTGAAAAACGTATAGAACTTCAGATAGAGGCGTTTCGTCAGCTTCCTAGGGAGTCACTCGTAATAGTCGGTGGGGCAGGAAGCGGTGATCATGCAATACGCTATTCAACAAGAATTGTGGAGAACCTCCCGAGGAATGTGAAGATACTTGGATCTGTACCATCAGAAACACTTACCGATTTATATGGCACTTGCCGGGGATTGATCTGCACAGCAATAGATGAGGACTTTGGAATAACACCGTTGGAGGCTATGGCCTCAGGTAAACCTGTGATTGCAGTTTATGAAGGTGGATTTAAGGAGACTATTATTCATGGAGAGACCGGCCTGCTCATTGAGCCAACAGTACAAGCCATTATTGCAGCAGTTCAGGTCGTCGGGAAGGATCCGACCAAATACAAAAATGCATGTATCCAGAGGGCGAAAGAGTTCGGCGGAATTGAGCGGTTTTGTAGGGAGATTCAAGAAATTGTCTCCACAATTATATGAGTTGATGGTGAGATTATGGAAAAATCACCGTTTTAAGAATGAAAGGTTTTTGGTTTCTTAGTGTTGATGTGTATTCGAGAATAGATAGAAAAATTGCGTTCATTATCGACATCACCGGACAGGATGGGTCATATCTGGTAGAGTTCCTGTTATCAAAGGGATATGTTGTCCACGTGCTCGTTCGCCGGTCGTATTGATTATTTTTATATTGATGAGCACGACCCAGAGAAATGATTATTCTTTCATTATGGGGATTTTTCAGACTCTGAAATGATCTCCCATATTCTCTATAATATCAAACCCGATGAGATCTATCATCTGGGTGCCCAAAGCCATATCCGTGTGAGTTTTGAGATATCGGAGTGCACTGGAAATGTGACCGATCTTGGCACAACTCGTCTGCTGGAGGCTATACGGTGGAGTAATCCGGATGTCAGATTCTATCAGGCATCCTCAAGTGAGATGTTCGGGCATATTGCTCCTCCCTAGTATGAGGAGTCGGTATGGCTTGTGCTAAAGTGTATTCATACTGGATGGCTGGGAATTACCACGACGGACATGGTATGTTTCATGTAAGGGATTCTTTTTAATCATGAATCCCCATGGCGGGGAGAAATTTTTCCCAAGAAAAATCACCCAGGGGATTGCGGCAATTCTAGCTGGGAACGAAAAGTATCTTTCCCTTGGAAATCTTAATGCCAAACGAGATTGGGGTTTTTCTCCTGAGTATGTAGAATGTATGTGGCGTATTCTGCAACTGGAAAAACATGATGATTATGTGATTGGGACAGGGGAGATCCACAGTGTGCAGGAATTTGTGAATGCTGCGTTTGTGTATATCGGACTTGAGGCAGAGGAACATGTCCGCATTGATCAAAAGTATTTCCGACCAACTGAAGTTGAAGCGCTTCAGGCTGATTCACGCAAATAAGAGCAGAATATTGGGTGGAAACCATGATTAAATTTCCTGAATTGATGAAGATCATGGTTGATGCTGACATGCGTGCTTTTGGGCTTGATCCGATTGGAAAAAGTGATCCGATCATCAGGTGGGAGCTTTCAGACCGGTGGTGGAAGAAGGATTAATTGCGTTGTCTTGTTAGAGAAATTATTATTCTGTAACCATTCCATTCAACTTTTTTTTGTTTCCCTTTTTTATGGTGATGACTAGAATAGAGCGAAAAACCGGTAGATTTTCCAAAAATCTTAAGATAGACTAAATGTTAATAAAAGTGATATTAGTTCGTAGTAATCTAATATGATACATTTTTATTTTAGAGAGAGTGTTGCATGAAAATTGGGATATTTCATGACTATTTTGGAGCAATAGGCGGTGGCGAAATTACAGTTCTCAATCTTGCACAAATACTTCATGCGGATATTATAACAACAGATACAGAGGCACTATCGATTCTCAACCCTAAAGTTCCTGTCTTGTCTATTGGTAAAACAATAAGAAAAAGTCCATTAAAGCAAATCTCTGCATCTGTTCTTTTTTCAAAAATTAATTATCTGGATGATTATGATTTTTTTGTTTTCACTGGTAACTGGAGTATCCATGCAGCTACCCTACATCATCCAAATCTGTGGTATTGCTATACACCTGTCCGAGCTTTTTACGACAATTATCATAAATATTTACATGGTATGAGTTTTAGTCAAAAACCTTTTTTTGCCTCATGGGTTGCTGCTCACTGTCGATGGAATATAAGGGCTGTAAAATCTGTAGACTCAATAATCTCAATTTCTCACACTGTTGCAGAAAGAGTTGCTTCATACCTAAATCGAACGAGTTCTGTAATTTACCCTCCTGTTGATACAAAGAAATACTCATGTAGTGAATATGGTGATTTCTGGTTATCTGTTAATCGAATATATCCTGAAAAAAGGCTTGAACTCCAAATTGAGGCGTTTCGTTCACTGTCAAAGGAAAATTTGGTTATTGTTGGTGGGTATTCCAAAGGTGATCAGACATCGCATTATGCTAGAAAAATATTGAGTGACCTCCCAAGTAATGTCACGTATTTAGGTGAAATTGAAGAAGAGGAAGTACTTTCACTTTATGCTCATTGTAAGGGTCATATTACTACAGCGTATCATGAGGATTTTGGTTTAACTCCTATAGAATCAATGGCGAGTGGAAAACCTGTGGTTGCAGTAAACCAGGGTGGATATCGTGAAACAGTGACTACCGGAACAGGAGTACTAGTTCCTCCATATGTGTCAGATTTAGTTGAGGGAGTTAAAGAAATATCCAGAGATCCCGAATCATACCGGTCAGCTTGTCTTGAACGGGCGTCAGAATTTGATATAGGCAGTTTTTCGACTCATATTCAGGATACAGTGAACCACCAGATCAATAAGGTTTTATTCTAGTTAATGTGTTTTTTCAAAGAATATTGGTGTTCTATTAAAATGAACCGAAATCATCTGGATTCATAATTTAGTTTGTAAAACTCTTTATACTCCCCTGATACAATCCTCTCCAACCAATTCTGATGGTGAAGGTACCATGTGATAGTATCTCGGATTCCGTCTTCAAACCTGGTATTTGGTTTCCATCCCAAATCTGTCTTTATTTTTGATGCATCGATTGCATATCTTCTATCATGTCCCAGGCGATCAGGTACGTGAGTTATTAATCCTTCATGAATTGCAGGTTCTCCTGTTATTTCCTGTAATACTTTTAGGATCATCTTTACAATCGCAATATTTTCCTGTTCATTTGATCCTCCAACATTGTACGTTTCTCCAATCTTCCCTTTATGAAAAACGAGATCAATCGCATGGCAATGGTCGTTTACATAGAGCCAGTCACGGATTTGTTTGCCGTCGCCATATACTGGAATGGCTTCATGAGCAAGGGCACGAGTTATAACAAGAGGGATAAGTTTTTCAGGGAATTGGTACGGACCGTAGTTATTTGAGCATCTTGTTATTACGGTTGGCATTCCAAAGGTGTCGTGGTACGCCTTTACAATGAGATCAGATCCGGCTTTACTTGCTGAATACGGACTATGGGGATCAAGAGGAGTATTCTCGGAAAATACGCCATCGGGGCCAAGGCTTCCATATACTTCATCTGTTGAAACCTGAAGGAATTTTACACCACCTTTCCACTTTCCATTAGAATACCAGGCTTTATGTGATGCATCAAGAAGGGTATGTGTGCCAAGAATGTTTGTTTTTATAAATATCGATGGATCATGAATTGAGCGGTCAACATGCGATTCTGCAGCGAAGTTTATCACTCCCTGAATACTCCACGTTGAAAAAATTGAAGAAACATCTGAAGGGTTCATAATGTCTCCTCTCACAAAGACAAAGCGTGAATTTGCCTCTGATGGTAGTTCTTCAAAATTTTCCAGGTTACCTGCATATGTCAGGGCATCTAATCCAATAATTGTATGATCTGGGTGGTTTTTCAGATAATTGTAAACAAAGTTTGCTCCAATGAACCCTGCCACTCCTGTTACCAGAATATACATAGATTAGATCCTCTCGATTTCTTTCAGGAATCGTTCAGTTGCATCCTGCCAGTGAGGGAGATCGTACCCAATGGTTTGTTTCGTTCCAAAATTATCCAGAACAGAAAATTTAGGGCGTGTAGCCGGGGTTTTAAAGTCATCACTTTTTCCAGGGTTGAGTGTTCCGGTCCATCCGATTAGATTGAGAATGTATTTTGCCCATTCAAACCGGGAGCAATATCCCGTGTTTGAAATATGATAGAGTCCAAATTGTTTTGAATTCATTATATCCATTGTAGCACGAGCAAGATCCTGGGTATATGTTGGTGATGAAACCTGATCATCAACCACAACAATTTGATTGTTGTTATCGCTCCACTCAAGCACTTTCTTTACAAAGTTAGTGTTTCCGGGGCCAAATACCCATGAAACACGTATGAGAAAATACTTTGTTGAATGCCTCATGACCATCTGTTCGCCAAGAAGTTTACTCTCCCCATATCGACTGATCGGGGCAGGACATTTGTCTAATGTGTATGGATATCTAGCTGTTCCGCTGAAGATATAATCTGTAGAGTAATGAATCAGGACGGCATTTACTGCTGATGCTGCTATAGCCAGATATTTGGGGCCAAGCCCATTAACCGAAAATGCCTTTTCCCAGTCGGTTTCAGCCTGATCAACGGCATTATCTGCAGCGCAGTTGATGATAATATCCGGGTGTAATTCTTGAATTTTGCTCAATACATCTTCGTATCGGGTGATATCTAAATCCTTGGATCCGTATACAGTCACCATATGACCTTGATTTCTACAGGCTTTCGTGATATCCTTACCTAACTGTCCAGATGAACCTGTAATCACGATTCTCATATTAGTCTCCCTTATTATTGGTGATAAATGAAAGGGGATTTAAATTCTCTGAATTTTGGGTGACATATATCTTTTTCAGAAAGAATCGGGGTTTCAATTCCATATTCCTTTAATGGCCATGATATTTTTAGTGCAGGATCATTCCACAAGAGCCCGGCGTCACCTTGTGGGTAATACCAGTCTGTAACTTTGTACATCACCTCTGTATTATCTTCAAGCACTAAGAATCCATGTGCGAATCCAAGAGGAATAAATAGCATTTTTGGTGATAGTTCGGTTAGTGTTACACCAATGTACATGCCATATGTAGGAGATCCTATTCTAATGTCTACAACAACATCATAGGCGGAACCTTTAATGATCCGTACTAATTTTACTTGAGAATGAGGGTACTGAAAATGCAGACCTCGAAGAACTCCTTTTTGAGATTTAGAATGGTTGTCCTGAACGAATTCATCGAGAATTCCGGCATCAGAAAAGTCTTTCTTATTATAACTCTCTACAAAGAAGCCTCTCGAATCGATGAATAGATGTGGTTCTATGAGGAGGACATTATCAAGGTTTGTTTGCGTAATAATTATTTTTCCCATACTTATCATTCAACTCCGTTTGCAAGGTCTATTAGATATTTACCATAATCCGCTTTTTCAAGGCATTTTGCGAGTTCAAGAAGTTGATTTCTATCTATGTATCCAAGCTGATATGCAATCTCTTCGATACAAGCAACATAAAAACCCTGACGTTTTTGGATAGTTTCGATAAACTGTGCTGCTTCGAGAAGGGAATCATGGGTTCCTGAATCAAGCCATGCCATCCCCCTTCCAAAAAGTTCTACGTTTAATTTACCTCTTTTAAGATATGTCTGGTTGATATCTGTTATTTCAATCTCCCCTCTTGCTGAGGGGGTGAGTCCTTTAGCAATCTCAACGACATCATTGTTGTAAAAATACAAACCTGGAACAGCATAGTGAGATTTGGGATTTTTTGGCTTTTCTTCGATAGATATTGCTTTTCCTTCCGAGTTGAATTCTATGACACCAAATGCAGATGGATCCCGGACAAAGTACCCAAAAATTGTCGCACCTGATGTCTGGGTTGCAATATTTTTTAGAGTTTCTGAAAAATGTTGGCCATAGAATATATTATCGCCAAGGATGAGTGCAACCCGGTTATCACCTATAAATGATTCACCAATAATAAATGCCTCGGCAAGGCCTCGTGGCTGCTCCTGAACTGCATACGAGAAAGAAATTCCCAGTTGTGAACCATCTCCAAAGAGTTCTTTGTACAGTGGCAGGTCCCGGGGGGTTGAGATAATTAAGATATCCCTTATTCCTGCAAGCATCAGGACGGATAATGGATAATAAATTAGAGGTTTGTCGTATATAGGAAGAAGCTGTTTAGAGATGGTTTTTGTGAGAGGATAGAGGCGTGAGCCAGATCCTCCTGCAAGAATAATACCTTTACATGTCAATAGGTTCACCTGATATTATGTTGTTATGGAATGTCATCTTTTATGCATAGTTGTAAAACTTAAATTTCTTATTGTTTGCTATACCATTTAATAGTCATAATTGATGATAACAAGTTTAATCATATCAAT
This window encodes:
- a CDS encoding GDP-mannose 4,6-dehydratase, which codes for MISHILYNIKPDEIYHLGAQSHIRVSFEISECTGNVTDLGTTRLLEAIRWSNPDVRFYQASSSEMFGHIAPP
- a CDS encoding oligosaccharyl transferase, archaeosortase A system-associated, producing MDLTRIKQNNTVIILAIIIIFALFGLWLRLLPMEQLTSGPVPKLIFMDPWYNMRLIEVITSNFPSYPWFDPMNGFPVGKDNDWGPLYPMFSAAIAMLLGAGTRNEIMTVVSWIPPALSLVMIPILYMIGKTVADRKTGLIAACLISVIAGEYLYRSFYGYLDHHFMEVLFSTAFILCYVLIIREAEHEKSGRQSHNLILYSVLAGLMYYLGIMNIPTMVLFAGIIGGFCAVHALLTRDKQSLKSLTIAHVILFGVFIILFALTGIHNEGMSLAQYTPTHLLLALALIIEPIFLTVSIHVTQNKPAPYLWGVVIGTPTIVFAIASVIVPSIVQTISTGFSYFFFFSYKDTFINEMQMWDLTRAYHSFNIALLFMVIGLILTAYQTYKKYDAIKLCILIWAFVILISTILHLRYEYYAAVIVVLFTSIALAFTWDLLISRQTVEPKSIGKGKKTPGNSLVQKNLPLIVVGLIILIITALSAQITWEVGTKQIQMIGMNDDWAGALTWLEKNSPDTEIDYLKIYNKDGFSYPNNSYGVLSWWDYGHWITYLAKRIPITTPFQNNVPPVAQFLVSTDEKSADSLAEKMGAKYVIIDYEMINSKYPSLPLWAHGQNERDKYQKYYYQQSKNNPNQYDPVLTLKPEFFTSMVSRLYIFDGTETNSTGGSLVQYGEMQTGSQKVPAISKITTLTPEQAKKAASEPLTPGTDLVSIQYTHPITTVPALTHYRLIYESPTVTASDELAEMHSVKIFERVSGYQINGTGTIELPVVSNQGRTFTYRQESANGTFTVPYSTDRETTGVHATGPYKNLQTGETFEVSEKQIS
- a CDS encoding glycosyltransferase, translating into MSPVLSIIIPALNEEKTIGACIKKINEGCESAGISYEIIVADSSTDQTPVIASEMGARVIHPQKRGYGNAYLAGFAHATGDIIVIGDADNTYDFRIISDLVRPIRQGDADMVIGSRMTGTILPGAMPALHQYLGNPLLTRLLNFAFGTRFSDCHSGFRAIRKDVLEQLSLHTGGMEFASEMMIEAAKKNLKVAEIPITYYPRESPSNLHSFADGWRHVRFIMLEKPLPFLAVPGGLFALFGLVMMGFVLLSSHGSGFHSFILGVVFLTGGFQLVMMGVALKAYAVTNGFDVCGKWFRPMLRYRTLEYLLFGGGVLIVLGLANGISIMYDWIHRSFGELSQVMGALLILCSIILGLQMVFTAILVSMMLLRCDRDGCDLIP
- the rfbC gene encoding dTDP-4-dehydrorhamnose 3,5-epimerase is translated as MGKIIITQTNLDNVLLIEPHLFIDSRGFFVESYNKKDFSDAGILDEFVQDNHSKSQKGVLRGLHFQYPHSQVKLVRIIKGSAYDVVVDIRIGSPTYGMYIGVTLTELSPKMLFIPLGFAHGFLVLEDNTEVMYKVTDWYYPQGDAGLLWNDPALKISWPLKEYGIETPILSEKDICHPKFREFKSPFIYHQ
- a CDS encoding glycosyltransferase, producing MKIGIFHDYFGAIGGGEITVLNLAQILHADIITTDTEALSILNPKVPVLSIGKTIRKSPLKQISASVLFSKINYLDDYDFFVFTGNWSIHAATLHHPNLWYCYTPVRAFYDNYHKYLHGMSFSQKPFFASWVAAHCRWNIRAVKSVDSIISISHTVAERVASYLNRTSSVIYPPVDTKKYSCSEYGDFWLSVNRIYPEKRLELQIEAFRSLSKENLVIVGGYSKGDQTSHYARKILSDLPSNVTYLGEIEEEEVLSLYAHCKGHITTAYHEDFGLTPIESMASGKPVVAVNQGGYRETVTTGTGVLVPPYVSDLVEGVKEISRDPESYRSACLERASEFDIGSFSTHIQDTVNHQINKVLF
- the rfbA gene encoding glucose-1-phosphate thymidylyltransferase RfbA, with the translated sequence MTCKGIILAGGSGSRLYPLTKTISKQLLPIYDKPLIYYPLSVLMLAGIRDILIISTPRDLPLYKELFGDGSQLGISFSYAVQEQPRGLAEAFIIGESFIGDNRVALILGDNIFYGQHFSETLKNIATQTSGATIFGYFVRDPSAFGVIEFNSEGKAISIEEKPKNPKSHYAVPGLYFYNNDVVEIAKGLTPSARGEIEITDINQTYLKRGKLNVELFGRGMAWLDSGTHDSLLEAAQFIETIQKRQGFYVACIEEIAYQLGYIDRNQLLELAKCLEKADYGKYLIDLANGVE
- the rfbD gene encoding dTDP-4-dehydrorhamnose reductase, whose protein sequence is MRIVITGSSGQLGKDITKACRNQGHMVTVYGSKDLDITRYEDVLSKIQELHPDIIINCAADNAVDQAETDWEKAFSVNGLGPKYLAIAASAVNAVLIHYSTDYIFSGTARYPYTLDKCPAPISRYGESKLLGEQMVMRHSTKYFLIRVSWVFGPGNTNFVKKVLEWSDNNNQIVVVDDQVSSPTYTQDLARATMDIMNSKQFGLYHISNTGYCSRFEWAKYILNLIGWTGTLNPGKSDDFKTPATRPKFSVLDNFGTKQTIGYDLPHWQDATERFLKEIERI
- a CDS encoding glycosyltransferase, with protein sequence MRCAVFHDYFSSIGGGEQVATMMAYCLSADLITTECKETALPKSLGISIHSIGKIIPFPVLKQMSAAWRFSNADLTWSYDFFIFSGNWAPRASKLHHPNIWYCHTPVRALYDLAELFEQRLPFFFRPFYRVWVKHQRIIDQNAIAEVNEIITNSHNTASRIRRYYGREARVVYPPVDLDRFSFKESGKFWLSVNRLYPEKRIELQIEAFRQLPRESLVIVGGAGSGDHAIRYSTRIVENLPRNVKILGSVPSETLTDLYGTCRGLICTAIDEDFGITPLEAMASGKPVIAVYEGGFKETIIHGETGLLIEPTVQAIIAAVQVVGKDPTKYKNACIQRAKEFGGIERFCREIQEIVSTII
- a CDS encoding GDP-mannose 4,6-dehydratase, with the protein product MNPHGGEKFFPRKITQGIAAILAGNEKYLSLGNLNAKRDWGFSPEYVECMWRILQLEKHDDYVIGTGEIHSVQEFVNAAFVYIGLEAEEHVRIDQKYFRPTEVEALQADSRK
- a CDS encoding GDP-mannose 4,6-dehydratase yields the protein MKGFWFLSVDVYSRIDRKIAFIIDITGQDGSYLVEFLLSKGYVVHVLVRRSY
- the rfbB gene encoding dTDP-glucose 4,6-dehydratase; this encodes MYILVTGVAGFIGANFVYNYLKNHPDHTIIGLDALTYAGNLENFEELPSEANSRFVFVRGDIMNPSDVSSIFSTWSIQGVINFAAESHVDRSIHDPSIFIKTNILGTHTLLDASHKAWYSNGKWKGGVKFLQVSTDEVYGSLGPDGVFSENTPLDPHSPYSASKAGSDLIVKAYHDTFGMPTVITRCSNNYGPYQFPEKLIPLVITRALAHEAIPVYGDGKQIRDWLYVNDHCHAIDLVFHKGKIGETYNVGGSNEQENIAIVKMILKVLQEITGEPAIHEGLITHVPDRLGHDRRYAIDASKIKTDLGWKPNTRFEDGIRDTITWYLHHQNWLERIVSGEYKEFYKLNYESR